The nucleotide sequence CGATGAAATAGATAGAATGAGGGAGGAGGTTCTTCAAATAGCAAATACCTCCTTGGGGGGAAGGTATATCTTTGGAGGCTATGAAACCAAGGAGAAACCTTATGCATTTGGAGAAAACAACGTTGCGGTTTATCGTGGGGATGAGGGAGAAATGGCATGGGAGATAGAAAATGGAGAGACCATAGTTGTTAACGTTCCGGGAAATAAGGTCTTCGCCACGCAGAGGATAGAGTATAGGCTTGAGAGCGATGCACATTCTTCCGCCTCTATATTCGGTCCGGGTGAGTTTACCATAAGAGTGGGGGATAGCGTTTATAGGGTTGATGTTCCTGCGGGAGCAAATATATCCGTTATAGCTGATAGGATAAATCTGAGAGCTGGAGATGCTGTTGATGCTTATGTGGCTCCAGAGGGAAGTGGCGTAAAGCTTGTTATCCAAACTAAAAGGAATGAGCATATGAGTCTCTCTGACGAAGTTGGAGCTGTTTTACAGGATATAGGAATTCTTAACAAAGAGGAAGATATGGTTTATGCGGGAGATCTTGATATATTTGAGACTATGCGAAAGATAAGCGAGGATTTGCGATATAATAGAACTACTTCCCTTTCAGGTCCAAGGCTGGAAGAGCTTGACGAATATCTTGATCATCTTCTAAGAGTGAGAGCCCGAGTTGGTGCTAAGGTTCGTAGGCTCGAAGCTACCAAGAGGAGATTTGAAGATAACAAAGTTCAAGTAACGTCTCTTCTTTCAAGGATAGAGGATGTTGATATTGCGGAGGCTATAATGGAGCTTACCAATCAGCAAGCCATATATAGGTCTGCTCTTAGAACGGGAGCTCGCATTGTTCAAACGAGCCTTATAGACTTCTTAAGGTAGATTTTTAAGAGGGGGAATGCCAGTTGAAGGTCAATACCCTGAGATTTGGTGAAATAGAGGTTCCAGAGGAAAGGATTATATTTATGCCTCACGGACTCATAGGGTTTCCAAATTTAAAGAGATTCTTTATAATAGGTGAAGAGGGACAGCTTATAAAGTGGTTTCAATCTATAGAGGATCCTAATATAGCTTTACCTGTGGTTAATCCCTTCGAGCTTTTTCCAAAATTCAGCGTCGATA is from Synergistota bacterium and encodes:
- the flgL gene encoding flagellar hook-associated protein FlgL; this encodes MRVSDKVFIRRFLTDLMDSREKLLKLEHQNATGKKFDLPEEDPVGSVRSMRLHRVLNENGQFTKNMDEAISWLNITDSALDHLTSIIHRVRERTIAGANGTMSQLDREAIADEIDRMREEVLQIANTSLGGRYIFGGYETKEKPYAFGENNVAVYRGDEGEMAWEIENGETIVVNVPGNKVFATQRIEYRLESDAHSSASIFGPGEFTIRVGDSVYRVDVPAGANISVIADRINLRAGDAVDAYVAPEGSGVKLVIQTKRNEHMSLSDEVGAVLQDIGILNKEEDMVYAGDLDIFETMRKISEDLRYNRTTSLSGPRLEELDEYLDHLLRVRARVGAKVRRLEATKRRFEDNKVQVTSLLSRIEDVDIAEAIMELTNQQAIYRSALRTGARIVQTSLIDFLR